One Glycine max cultivar Williams 82 chromosome 4, Glycine_max_v4.0, whole genome shotgun sequence DNA segment encodes these proteins:
- the LOC100810372 gene encoding filament-like plant protein isoform X3, which translates to MVYPTQTTPSPEGTCEAAPNDEVNDVKTLTERLSAALLNSSAKEDLAKQHAKVAEEAVSGWEKAENELLILKQQLDTAKQKNSVLEDQVSHLNEALKECMRDLQQAKEEQEQKIHEALTNNSYGLESKKPDHEWKVVDAAKADDAASSVHLELQQRLGDKEKENSSLKIELQSQLEELKFRTIERDLSTQAAEAASKQHLESIKKVAKLEAECRRLKAMARKTLSANDHRSVAASSVYVESFTDSMSDIGERQLVVESDMQKLGGWDVSEGEPNHHDSWPSALIKELDQFNNENTAGKNSMVFSTEINLMDDFLEMERLVALPDTESVSSFPVERTASDQLNVGCGTKNAEVEAIVQKNAALEKKLEKMEAEKLELEMDLTECQKQLEASLSRIKEVELEVVELQTKLALANKSNEEAYEKLKATQEKKEIDESKLRVAHTEAEELVSKICSLEEEIEKERALSAENLAKCGKLEDELLRIKNEAQLQKDTEILYGEGANSELKQEKELALATSKFAECRKTIESLGLQLKSLATLEDFLLDSESPMELACEVTPGSQNGGEQLKKLHKGDLSLSKRDSEPLVSLNPSITHEKTRYSFGRFNQRSKSVSKTRSH; encoded by the exons ATG GTATATCCCACCCAAACTACTCCGTCTCCAGAAGGTACGTGTGAGGCTGCACCAAATGATGAAGTTAATGATGTGAAGACTCTGACAGAAAGATTATCTGCTGCTCTTTTAAACTCTAGTGCCAAAGAAGATTTGGCAAAGCAGCATGCTAAAGTTGCGGAAGAAGCTGTCTCAG GCTGGGAGAAGGCTGAAAATGAATTATTGATTCTTAAACAACAACTCGACACTGCAAAACAGAAAAACTCAGTTCTTGAAGACCAAGTTAGTCATCTTAATGAGGCACTCAAGGAGTGTATGAGGGATCTTCAACAAGCTAAAGAAGAACAAGAGCAAAAGATTCATGAGGCTCTAACAAATAACTCTTACGGCTTGGAATCCAAAAAACCCGATCATGAGTGGAAAGTTGTTGATGCTGCTAAAGCAGATGATGCTGCTTCATCAGTTCATTTGGAACTTCAGCAGAGGCTTGGGGATAAGGAGAAAGAGAATTCAAGTCTTAAAATAGAGCTACAGTCTCAACTTGAGGAATTAAAGTTCAGGACCATAGAAAGGGATTTGAGTACTCAGGCTGCTGAAGCAGCAAGCAAGCAACATTTGGAGAGTATAAAGAAGGTGGCTAAGCTAGAAGCTGAGTGCCGTAGACTGAAAGCTATGGCTCGCAAAACATTATCTGCTAATGATCACAGGTCTGTAGCTGCCTCTTCAGTTTATGTAGAGTCTTTTACTGACAGCATGTCAGATATTGGAGAGAGGCAATTGGTAGTTGAAAGTGATATGCAAAAATTAGGAGGTTGGGATGTGAGTGAAGGTGAGCCAAACCACCATGATTCATGGCCATCGGCTTTAATCAAGGAACTTgatcaatttaacaatgaaaACACCGCTGGAAAAAATAGTATGGTCTTTTCAACCGAGATCAATCTGATGGATGATTTCCTTGAGATGGAAAGGCTTGTTGCACTGCCAGATACTGAAAGTGTAAGCAGTTTTCCTGTGGAACGTACTGCATCTGACCAACTCAATGTTGGCTGTGGAACAAAGAATGCTGAAGTGGAAGCTATCGTTCAAAAGAATGCTGCACTGGAGAAGAAACTAGAGAAAATGGAGGCAGAGAAACTTGAGCTAGAGATGGATCTAACCGAGTGCCAAAAGCAGCTTGAAGCATCACTGAGTAGGATAAAGGAAGTGGAGCTGGAGGTAGTAGAGCTCCAAACTAAGTTGGCTCTTGCAAACAAATCAAACGAAGAAGCATACGAGAAACTAAAAGCAactcaagaaaagaaagagatagatgAGTCAAAACTCAGAGTTGCTCACACTGAAGCAGAAGAATTGGTTTCAAAAATTTGTTCATTAGAGGAAGAGATTGAGAAAGAGCGAGCTTTGTCCGCTGAGAATTTGGCCAAGTGTGGAAAGTTGGAGGATGAGCTCTTGAGGATAAAGAATGAAGCTCAACTCCAAAAGGACACTGAGATTCTTTATGGAGAAGGTGCTAATAGTGAGTTAAAGCAG GAGAAGGAACTAGCATTGGCTACAAGTAAATTTGCTGAATGCCGAAAAACCATCGAATCTCTTGGACTGCAGTTGAAGTCCCTTGCAACATTGGAAGACTTTTTACTTGATTCAGAGAGCCCTATGGAGTTAGCTTGTGAAGTTACACCAGGTTCCCAAAATGGTGGTGAGCAGTTGAAGAAGTTACATAAAGGTGATTTGAGTTTGTCCAAAAGAGATTCTGAGCCATTAGTTTCACTAAACCCATCTATTACTCATGAAAAAACCCGTTATAGTTTTGGTAGGTTCAACCAAAGAAGCAAGAGTGTAAGCAAAACAAGAAGTCACTGA
- the LOC100810372 gene encoding filament-like plant protein 3 isoform X1, with the protein MDMDRRSWLWRRKSSEKNPGEIESSGSMSSHSERFSDDLVYPTQTTPSPEGTCEAAPNDEVNDVKTLTERLSAALLNSSAKEDLAKQHAKVAEEAVSGWEKAENELLILKQQLDTAKQKNSVLEDQVSHLNEALKECMRDLQQAKEEQEQKIHEALTNNSYGLESKKPDHEWKVVDAAKADDAASSVHLELQQRLGDKEKENSSLKIELQSQLEELKFRTIERDLSTQAAEAASKQHLESIKKVAKLEAECRRLKAMARKTLSANDHRSVAASSVYVESFTDSMSDIGERQLVVESDMQKLGGWDVSEGEPNHHDSWPSALIKELDQFNNENTAGKNSMVFSTEINLMDDFLEMERLVALPDTESVSSFPVERTASDQLNVGCGTKNAEVEAIVQKNAALEKKLEKMEAEKLELEMDLTECQKQLEASLSRIKEVELEVVELQTKLALANKSNEEAYEKLKATQEKKEIDESKLRVAHTEAEELVSKICSLEEEIEKERALSAENLAKCGKLEDELLRIKNEAQLQKDTEILYGEGANSELKQEKELALATSKFAECRKTIESLGLQLKSLATLEDFLLDSESPMELACEVTPGSQNGGEQLKKLHKGDLSLSKRDSEPLVSLNPSITHEKTRYSFGRFNQRSKSVSKTRSH; encoded by the exons ATGGACATGGACAGGAGGAGTTGGCTATGGCGCAGGAAGTCGTCTGAGAAAAATCCGGGTGAAATTGAGAGTTCAGGCTCAATGTCGTCTCATTCTGAAAGATTTTCCGATGATCTG GTATATCCCACCCAAACTACTCCGTCTCCAGAAGGTACGTGTGAGGCTGCACCAAATGATGAAGTTAATGATGTGAAGACTCTGACAGAAAGATTATCTGCTGCTCTTTTAAACTCTAGTGCCAAAGAAGATTTGGCAAAGCAGCATGCTAAAGTTGCGGAAGAAGCTGTCTCAG GCTGGGAGAAGGCTGAAAATGAATTATTGATTCTTAAACAACAACTCGACACTGCAAAACAGAAAAACTCAGTTCTTGAAGACCAAGTTAGTCATCTTAATGAGGCACTCAAGGAGTGTATGAGGGATCTTCAACAAGCTAAAGAAGAACAAGAGCAAAAGATTCATGAGGCTCTAACAAATAACTCTTACGGCTTGGAATCCAAAAAACCCGATCATGAGTGGAAAGTTGTTGATGCTGCTAAAGCAGATGATGCTGCTTCATCAGTTCATTTGGAACTTCAGCAGAGGCTTGGGGATAAGGAGAAAGAGAATTCAAGTCTTAAAATAGAGCTACAGTCTCAACTTGAGGAATTAAAGTTCAGGACCATAGAAAGGGATTTGAGTACTCAGGCTGCTGAAGCAGCAAGCAAGCAACATTTGGAGAGTATAAAGAAGGTGGCTAAGCTAGAAGCTGAGTGCCGTAGACTGAAAGCTATGGCTCGCAAAACATTATCTGCTAATGATCACAGGTCTGTAGCTGCCTCTTCAGTTTATGTAGAGTCTTTTACTGACAGCATGTCAGATATTGGAGAGAGGCAATTGGTAGTTGAAAGTGATATGCAAAAATTAGGAGGTTGGGATGTGAGTGAAGGTGAGCCAAACCACCATGATTCATGGCCATCGGCTTTAATCAAGGAACTTgatcaatttaacaatgaaaACACCGCTGGAAAAAATAGTATGGTCTTTTCAACCGAGATCAATCTGATGGATGATTTCCTTGAGATGGAAAGGCTTGTTGCACTGCCAGATACTGAAAGTGTAAGCAGTTTTCCTGTGGAACGTACTGCATCTGACCAACTCAATGTTGGCTGTGGAACAAAGAATGCTGAAGTGGAAGCTATCGTTCAAAAGAATGCTGCACTGGAGAAGAAACTAGAGAAAATGGAGGCAGAGAAACTTGAGCTAGAGATGGATCTAACCGAGTGCCAAAAGCAGCTTGAAGCATCACTGAGTAGGATAAAGGAAGTGGAGCTGGAGGTAGTAGAGCTCCAAACTAAGTTGGCTCTTGCAAACAAATCAAACGAAGAAGCATACGAGAAACTAAAAGCAactcaagaaaagaaagagatagatgAGTCAAAACTCAGAGTTGCTCACACTGAAGCAGAAGAATTGGTTTCAAAAATTTGTTCATTAGAGGAAGAGATTGAGAAAGAGCGAGCTTTGTCCGCTGAGAATTTGGCCAAGTGTGGAAAGTTGGAGGATGAGCTCTTGAGGATAAAGAATGAAGCTCAACTCCAAAAGGACACTGAGATTCTTTATGGAGAAGGTGCTAATAGTGAGTTAAAGCAG GAGAAGGAACTAGCATTGGCTACAAGTAAATTTGCTGAATGCCGAAAAACCATCGAATCTCTTGGACTGCAGTTGAAGTCCCTTGCAACATTGGAAGACTTTTTACTTGATTCAGAGAGCCCTATGGAGTTAGCTTGTGAAGTTACACCAGGTTCCCAAAATGGTGGTGAGCAGTTGAAGAAGTTACATAAAGGTGATTTGAGTTTGTCCAAAAGAGATTCTGAGCCATTAGTTTCACTAAACCCATCTATTACTCATGAAAAAACCCGTTATAGTTTTGGTAGGTTCAACCAAAGAAGCAAGAGTGTAAGCAAAACAAGAAGTCACTGA
- the LOC100810372 gene encoding filament-like plant protein isoform X2 — protein sequence MSSHSERFSDDLVYPTQTTPSPEGTCEAAPNDEVNDVKTLTERLSAALLNSSAKEDLAKQHAKVAEEAVSGWEKAENELLILKQQLDTAKQKNSVLEDQVSHLNEALKECMRDLQQAKEEQEQKIHEALTNNSYGLESKKPDHEWKVVDAAKADDAASSVHLELQQRLGDKEKENSSLKIELQSQLEELKFRTIERDLSTQAAEAASKQHLESIKKVAKLEAECRRLKAMARKTLSANDHRSVAASSVYVESFTDSMSDIGERQLVVESDMQKLGGWDVSEGEPNHHDSWPSALIKELDQFNNENTAGKNSMVFSTEINLMDDFLEMERLVALPDTESVSSFPVERTASDQLNVGCGTKNAEVEAIVQKNAALEKKLEKMEAEKLELEMDLTECQKQLEASLSRIKEVELEVVELQTKLALANKSNEEAYEKLKATQEKKEIDESKLRVAHTEAEELVSKICSLEEEIEKERALSAENLAKCGKLEDELLRIKNEAQLQKDTEILYGEGANSELKQEKELALATSKFAECRKTIESLGLQLKSLATLEDFLLDSESPMELACEVTPGSQNGGEQLKKLHKGDLSLSKRDSEPLVSLNPSITHEKTRYSFGRFNQRSKSVSKTRSH from the exons ATGTCGTCTCATTCTGAAAGATTTTCCGATGATCTG GTATATCCCACCCAAACTACTCCGTCTCCAGAAGGTACGTGTGAGGCTGCACCAAATGATGAAGTTAATGATGTGAAGACTCTGACAGAAAGATTATCTGCTGCTCTTTTAAACTCTAGTGCCAAAGAAGATTTGGCAAAGCAGCATGCTAAAGTTGCGGAAGAAGCTGTCTCAG GCTGGGAGAAGGCTGAAAATGAATTATTGATTCTTAAACAACAACTCGACACTGCAAAACAGAAAAACTCAGTTCTTGAAGACCAAGTTAGTCATCTTAATGAGGCACTCAAGGAGTGTATGAGGGATCTTCAACAAGCTAAAGAAGAACAAGAGCAAAAGATTCATGAGGCTCTAACAAATAACTCTTACGGCTTGGAATCCAAAAAACCCGATCATGAGTGGAAAGTTGTTGATGCTGCTAAAGCAGATGATGCTGCTTCATCAGTTCATTTGGAACTTCAGCAGAGGCTTGGGGATAAGGAGAAAGAGAATTCAAGTCTTAAAATAGAGCTACAGTCTCAACTTGAGGAATTAAAGTTCAGGACCATAGAAAGGGATTTGAGTACTCAGGCTGCTGAAGCAGCAAGCAAGCAACATTTGGAGAGTATAAAGAAGGTGGCTAAGCTAGAAGCTGAGTGCCGTAGACTGAAAGCTATGGCTCGCAAAACATTATCTGCTAATGATCACAGGTCTGTAGCTGCCTCTTCAGTTTATGTAGAGTCTTTTACTGACAGCATGTCAGATATTGGAGAGAGGCAATTGGTAGTTGAAAGTGATATGCAAAAATTAGGAGGTTGGGATGTGAGTGAAGGTGAGCCAAACCACCATGATTCATGGCCATCGGCTTTAATCAAGGAACTTgatcaatttaacaatgaaaACACCGCTGGAAAAAATAGTATGGTCTTTTCAACCGAGATCAATCTGATGGATGATTTCCTTGAGATGGAAAGGCTTGTTGCACTGCCAGATACTGAAAGTGTAAGCAGTTTTCCTGTGGAACGTACTGCATCTGACCAACTCAATGTTGGCTGTGGAACAAAGAATGCTGAAGTGGAAGCTATCGTTCAAAAGAATGCTGCACTGGAGAAGAAACTAGAGAAAATGGAGGCAGAGAAACTTGAGCTAGAGATGGATCTAACCGAGTGCCAAAAGCAGCTTGAAGCATCACTGAGTAGGATAAAGGAAGTGGAGCTGGAGGTAGTAGAGCTCCAAACTAAGTTGGCTCTTGCAAACAAATCAAACGAAGAAGCATACGAGAAACTAAAAGCAactcaagaaaagaaagagatagatgAGTCAAAACTCAGAGTTGCTCACACTGAAGCAGAAGAATTGGTTTCAAAAATTTGTTCATTAGAGGAAGAGATTGAGAAAGAGCGAGCTTTGTCCGCTGAGAATTTGGCCAAGTGTGGAAAGTTGGAGGATGAGCTCTTGAGGATAAAGAATGAAGCTCAACTCCAAAAGGACACTGAGATTCTTTATGGAGAAGGTGCTAATAGTGAGTTAAAGCAG GAGAAGGAACTAGCATTGGCTACAAGTAAATTTGCTGAATGCCGAAAAACCATCGAATCTCTTGGACTGCAGTTGAAGTCCCTTGCAACATTGGAAGACTTTTTACTTGATTCAGAGAGCCCTATGGAGTTAGCTTGTGAAGTTACACCAGGTTCCCAAAATGGTGGTGAGCAGTTGAAGAAGTTACATAAAGGTGATTTGAGTTTGTCCAAAAGAGATTCTGAGCCATTAGTTTCACTAAACCCATCTATTACTCATGAAAAAACCCGTTATAGTTTTGGTAGGTTCAACCAAAGAAGCAAGAGTGTAAGCAAAACAAGAAGTCACTGA
- the LOC100810903 gene encoding fatty acid amide hydrolase, producing MEFLNGKGVVYTPVKDVDLGPYSTEFYLQANVKAPRMTGLLVKIFTHLLECPILGTLLLFILKGNNLIHRLITNAEFKESPLFVPLHDFEGLKEKEVKCLDSSLSPPEKVQLALDCLPKSSEKTLDGTNSSFCRWTIMDYAKAYRSGDITPSLVAERFIAAIDESTKPPLQMGFFIHYSADDILKQATESTLRYQRGEPISLLDGVPVAIKDEIDCLPYPTTGGTTWLHKERPCSDDACCVKRLRLCGAILVGKTNMHELGSGTSGINPHYGPARNPYDTNKIAGGSSSGSASLVSAGLCPVALGVDGGGSVRMPAALCGVVGLKPTFERIPNEGVLPLNWTVGMVGILAGTVEDALIVYAAISGEIPYHKTFSVSTKINLPRLSLTKSISDIKLAKYGKWFDDCSDDVRICCTKTLHMLQDHYSWKIIDVTIPEIEAMRLAHYITIGSECSTALDSFKEKNFAELGWDVRVAQSIYGAFSGLEYLKAQKMRNRQLQFHKKIFAEADVIVSPTTGVTAYQIQDDALQTGELDYVNGAALVRYSIAGNFLGLPAVTVPVGFDRLGLPIGLQFIGRPWSEATLIHLAFAMQAICMSEYRKPELYYDLLRRKNSSNGMSFDAK from the exons ATGGAATTCTTGAATGGTAAGGGTGTGGTTTACACGCCCGTGAAGGATGTGGACTTAGGCCCCTATAGCACCGAGTTCTACCTCCAAGCCAATGTCAAAG CTCCCCGCATGACTGGACTTTTGGTCAAGATTTTCACTCATTTGTTGGAGTGTCCAATACTTGGAACCTTGCTACTGTTCATACTGAAAGGAAACAATCTTATTCACCGG CTCATCACAAATGCAGAGTTCAAAGAATCGCCTCTCTTTGTTCCCCTACATGATTTTGAAG gcttaaaagaaaaagaagtcaaatgcttagattcttctTTATCTCCACCAGAGAAAGTTCAACTTGCTCTAGATTGCTTGCCTAAATCTTCAGAAAAAACACTAGATGGAACAAATTCTTCATTCTGTCGCTGGACAATAATGGATTATGCCAAAGCTTACCGCTCTGGGGACATAACACCAAGCTtg GTTGCAGAACGATTTATTGCTGCTATTGATGAATCCACAAAACCCCCACTCCAAATGGGGTTCTTTATTCACTATAGTGCTgatgatatattaaaacaaGCAACTGAATCAACTCTTCGATATCAGAGAG GGGAACCTATCTCCCTGCTAGACGGAGTTCCTGTTGCTATCAAGGATGAGATAGATTGTTTGCCATATCCCACAACAG GAGGTACGACATGGCTGCACAAAGAAAGGCCTTGTAGCGATGATGCCTGCTGCGTTAAGCGTCTAAGATTATGTGGCGCCATACTTGTTGGGAAAACCAATATGCATGAACTAGGGTCTGGAACCAGTGGGATAAATCCACATTATGG GCCTGCTAGAAACCCATATGATACCAATAAGATTGCAGGAGGTTCTTCTAGTGGATCTGCTTCTCTCGTGTCTGCTGGACTGTGTCCTGTTGCCCTTGGTGTTGATGGGGGAG GATCTGTAAGGATGCCAGCTGCTCTTTGTGGTGTTGTTGGTCTAAAACCAACTTTTGAACGTATACCTAATGAAGG AGTTCTTCCCCTAAACTGGACTGTTGGGATGGTTGGAATACTAGCAGGCACTGTTGAGGACGCATTGATTGT TTATGCAGCTATCAGTGGTGAGATTCCATATCATAAAACCTTCAGTGTATCG ACCAAGATAAATCTTCCACGGCTGAGCTTGACAAAGTCCATATCTGACATCAAGTTAGCAAAATACGGGAAG TGGTTTGATGATTGCAGTGATGATGTCAGAATATGCTGCACCAAAACTTTGCACATGCTTCAGGATCATTACAGTTGGAAG ATCATAGATGTGACCATACCAGAGATAGAAGCAATGCGCCTGGCACATTATATTACAATCGGATCTGAGTGTTCCACTGCACTTGATTCTTTTAAAGAAAA gaattttgcagaATTAGGATGGGATGTAAGGGTAGCACAAAGCATTTATGGTGCTTTCAGCGGCTTGGAGTATCTTAAAGCTCAGAAAATGAG GAATCGCCAATTGCAATTTCACAAGAAAATATTTGCTGAGGCAGATGTCATTGTCTCACCAACAACGGG TGTGACTGCATATCAAATTCAAGATGATGCCCTGCAGACCGGTGAACTTGACTACGTGAATGGAG CTGCACTTGTTCGTTATTCCATAGCAGGAAACTTTCTTGGACTTCCTGCTGTCACTGTTCCG GTTGGATTCGATAGATTGGGTTTGCCTATTGGGCTTCAGTTTATTGGAAGGCCTTGGTCTGAGGCCACACTAATCCATTTGGCATTTGCAATGCAG GCTATCTGCATGTCAGAGTACAGAAAGCCCGAGCTTTACTATGATCTGCTGAGAAGGAAGAATAGTAGCAATGGCATGTCGTTTGACGCTAAATAG